One genomic region from Candidatus Borkfalkia ceftriaxoniphila encodes:
- a CDS encoding zinc-ribbon domain-containing protein, producing the protein MNKFCKKCGKKNVSDAQFCGGCGASLAEDEVSDLPVGTRWGRVCEIGRTYILKSLVLLVSVIVFISGFFTTVKYVPQETLHNDFYSYLINGSADMEDVASMFSQKGFDQNVFNVFSAFAVGYDLEENTEQMQKLVEQVESKAKNIILKYQKRLTELTALVQQGDKTAAKQMIDLMYKIVDEVMAGMENVNLIKLEKLEAEIAYSSTTGTEGVGNLDALKNAQDLDIRMAVMVGYPVGYLFLQIVSLVFIILTTISLCRKKSARFGKFFVLYLSGCLFLLAIGQLTACFLNPVGMFCFIFALVCGALYAVGNSLFSHRIGLNDVVAFSLKGFAFVFSFVAVVLLLGNFASFNATLDKIGAVFGLSGDYGSSDEVMAFTLTNFLPSAILYLTMLALSAVVFFRAAFTFSDVQKSAATLVPLAAVTTGFGLVSYIVLGSLGMAGVLDLVMDPVVLGSVIFSGAALLFFILSGALANAYVKEKTELPAEPAEETPQETLADEQ; encoded by the coding sequence ATGAACAAATTTTGCAAAAAATGTGGCAAAAAGAACGTTTCGGACGCGCAATTTTGCGGCGGCTGCGGAGCGAGTCTTGCGGAGGACGAAGTCAGCGATCTTCCCGTCGGCACTCGCTGGGGCAGGGTATGTGAGATCGGACGCACGTACATACTGAAATCTCTGGTGCTTCTCGTATCCGTCATCGTGTTTATCAGCGGATTTTTCACGACCGTGAAATATGTGCCGCAGGAAACTTTGCATAACGATTTTTATTCATATCTGATCAACGGTTCGGCAGATATGGAAGACGTCGCGTCGATGTTTTCCCAGAAAGGATTCGATCAGAACGTGTTCAACGTGTTTTCTGCGTTCGCGGTCGGTTATGATCTGGAAGAGAATACCGAACAAATGCAGAAACTCGTCGAGCAAGTGGAATCGAAAGCAAAGAACATTATTCTCAAATATCAAAAACGCCTCACAGAACTTACGGCATTAGTGCAGCAGGGCGACAAAACCGCTGCCAAACAGATGATCGATCTCATGTATAAGATCGTAGACGAAGTGATGGCGGGCATGGAGAATGTCAACCTCATTAAACTCGAAAAACTGGAGGCGGAGATCGCGTATTCGTCTACGACGGGCACCGAGGGGGTCGGCAATCTGGACGCGCTGAAAAACGCGCAGGATCTCGATATCCGCATGGCGGTGATGGTCGGTTACCCCGTCGGTTATCTGTTTTTACAGATCGTTTCGCTCGTCTTTATCATACTGACGACGATCTCGCTGTGCCGTAAAAAGAGCGCGCGCTTCGGAAAGTTCTTCGTGCTGTATCTTTCGGGCTGTCTGTTCCTGTTGGCGATAGGGCAGTTGACGGCGTGTTTCTTAAATCCTGTCGGAATGTTCTGCTTTATCTTTGCCCTCGTCTGCGGCGCTCTGTACGCCGTGGGAAATTCGCTTTTCAGCCACCGTATCGGGCTCAACGACGTCGTGGCATTCTCTTTGAAAGGCTTTGCGTTCGTATTCTCGTTCGTCGCCGTCGTTCTGCTTTTGGGCAATTTCGCCTCTTTCAACGCGACGCTGGATAAGATCGGCGCAGTGTTCGGCTTGAGCGGCGATTACGGAAGTTCCGACGAGGTGATGGCGTTTACGCTCACGAATTTCCTGCCGTCCGCGATTCTCTATCTCACCATGCTCGCGCTGTCGGCCGTCGTGTTCTTCCGCGCGGCGTTCACCTTCTCCGACGTGCAAAAGAGCGCCGCTACGCTCGTGCCTCTTGCGGCTGTAACAACGGGATTCGGGCTCGTTTCCTATATCGTGCTCGGTTCGCTCGGTATGGCAGGCGTTCTGGATCTGGTGATGGATCCCGTCGTTCTGGGAAGCGTCATATTCTCGGGCGCGGCGCTGCTGTTCTTTATTCTGAGCGGCGCGCTCGCCAACGCGTATGTGAAAGAGAAAACCGAACTTCCCGCGGAACCCGCGGAAGAAACCCCGCAGGAAACGCTTGCGGACGAACAATAA
- a CDS encoding rod shape-determining protein has protein sequence MIKLAIDLGSSVTKIFKIGSGVVLAEPSCVAVAAGSNTVKAIGEDAKRLIGKTAEFTTIVFPVFEADIVNEGMAAIMLSYFLKKVGISPSQAKRCEVLFGVPCGAQDELLDKYSRLADACRIGAVNFVEVPFLAAFGQNLSLSETNPSFIIDIGGGSTNIAAFSLDGVIAGISLNLGGGNIDSQIIDHVADSFNLKIGLLTSEKLKMTVASLYTNDKESMVINGRDITTGRPRSVAVSSADIYEPVKVFADKVVEYAGLILSKLPAEVSAAIWHSGIYLSGGGAKIIGMDDYLSRALQMDINLSDEPQMAVILGGGRTIGYDDILETIRIDY, from the coding sequence ATGATCAAACTTGCGATAGACCTCGGGTCGTCTGTAACGAAAATATTTAAAATCGGGAGCGGCGTGGTGCTCGCGGAGCCTTCCTGCGTGGCGGTCGCCGCAGGTTCGAATACCGTGAAAGCCATCGGTGAAGATGCGAAACGCCTTATCGGCAAGACCGCGGAATTTACCACCATTGTCTTTCCCGTGTTCGAGGCGGATATCGTCAACGAGGGGATGGCTGCGATCATGCTCTCGTATTTTTTGAAGAAAGTGGGTATTTCGCCCTCGCAGGCAAAGCGCTGCGAAGTGCTGTTCGGCGTGCCCTGCGGCGCGCAGGACGAACTTTTAGACAAATATTCCCGCCTTGCGGACGCGTGCCGTATCGGCGCGGTCAATTTCGTCGAGGTGCCGTTTTTGGCGGCGTTCGGGCAGAACCTTTCGCTGAGCGAAACGAATCCTTCCTTTATCATCGATATCGGAGGGGGGAGCACGAATATCGCGGCGTTTTCTCTGGACGGCGTGATCGCGGGCATCAGTCTCAATCTCGGCGGCGGCAATATCGACAGTCAGATCATCGACCACGTCGCGGATTCTTTCAATCTGAAAATCGGGCTCCTGACGAGCGAAAAACTCAAAATGACGGTCGCCAGCCTGTATACCAACGATAAGGAGAGCATGGTCATCAACGGGCGGGATATTACCACGGGGCGGCCGAGATCGGTCGCGGTCTCCTCCGCGGATATCTATGAACCTGTGAAAGTATTTGCCGATAAAGTCGTGGAGTATGCGGGGCTGATCTTATCCAAACTTCCCGCCGAGGTTTCGGCGGCGATCTGGCACAGCGGCATCTATCTTTCGGGCGGCGGCGCGAAAATTATCGGCATGGATGATTATCTTTCTCGCGCCCTGCAAATGGATATCAACCTTTCCGACGAACCGCAGATGGCGGTCATTCTGGGCGGCGGAAGAACGATCGGATACGACGATATTCTGGAAACGATCCGCATCGATTATTGA
- a CDS encoding Maf family protein has translation MRLILASGSPRRKEILAEIVPDFEVVPAAGEERADLSLPPSEIVCALARAKAKEVFAKFPDCAVLGADTIVWFRGRALGKPKDEGEAAATLRALSANEHEVYTGVCILAGEREECFFSRSVVRFRALDEEFIRAYVSTGSPMDKAGSYGIQDHPAPVCSYTGSFSNIVGLPKEEVREKLVSMGILQ, from the coding sequence ATGCGTCTGATTTTGGCAAGCGGTTCCCCGCGCCGCAAAGAGATCTTAGCGGAGATCGTGCCCGATTTCGAGGTGGTTCCCGCCGCGGGGGAAGAACGGGCGGATTTATCCTTGCCGCCTTCCGAAATCGTCTGCGCGCTGGCGAGGGCCAAGGCGAAAGAAGTATTTGCAAAGTTTCCCGATTGCGCCGTGCTCGGCGCGGATACGATCGTCTGGTTTCGCGGCCGCGCGCTCGGAAAACCCAAAGACGAAGGGGAGGCTGCGGCAACGCTCCGCGCGCTGAGCGCAAACGAGCACGAAGTTTATACGGGCGTGTGTATTTTGGCGGGAGAGCGCGAAGAATGTTTTTTCAGCCGCTCCGTCGTGCGCTTTCGCGCGCTCGACGAAGAATTTATCCGTGCTTACGTTTCTACCGGCTCGCCTATGGATAAGGCGGGCAGTTACGGGATACAGGACCATCCCGCGCCGGTCTGTTCCTATACCGGCAGTTTTTCCAACATCGTTGGCTTGCCGAAAGAAGAAGTGCGCGAAAAACTCGTTTCTATGGGGATACTCCAATGA